Genomic segment of Actinomycetes bacterium:
TGTTCGAGTTTCTGTGCGACACGGACAACAGGGACGGGGCCATGCGGCTCGAGGCGTTCGGCATCCAACCCGCGGCGCTCGAGAAGGAGCTGCGTGACCGGTTGGGCCGGCTCTACGGGTATGCCTCGACTCGCGTCGCTCACCTGTCGTGGAAGCGGCTGGAAACGAACCCTGGGGTGCCCACCGAGGACCTGGCCTTGATGATCGACCTGTTCCTCGACTTCATGGCCAGCGTCAAGCACATACCTCTTGGGTCCGAGGCGCAAGACATGCTCGACGTCGTTCGACAGTGGCGGCGGTCGGCTGGCGCGGCGGTCCTTCGACGCTAGAACGGCGTCGGGATCTGGTGCAGGGGCAGATCTGGCTCCACAGACCCACCGACACTCGGCTTCCGGGGCATCGTGACGCCTTGGGGCGGGAGCGGCTCGTACGGAATCCGGTCAAGCAGCTGGGAAATGATGTTGAGCCGGCCGCGCTTCTTGTCGTCGTTGTCCACGACGAACACGGCGCCGTTCGGTGTCGGTGGCGGCCAGCATCGTCTCCCGGGCCCGGTAGTAGTCGTAGTGGCGGCTGTGGGACTTGGGGTCCGTCGGGGAGAGCGTCCAGATCGTGCGCGGGTCCTCGAGCCGGCTTTCGAGCCGCCGGGTCTGCGCGTCCGCGCTCAATAGGACGGCGCCCGTTGGGGCCCTTCTCGGTTTGCCAACTCACATACCGTCGGCCAACCTGGTCCGGCATAGTGGGTCAACCGCAGACGACCGGGGGTCACAATGGCGGCTGAGCTGGACGGCAACGACGAGGCACAGCGCCTGGACGCGCTTGTCCGTGAACTGCGCAACGCCTTCCCAGACCTGCCCGCGGAACAGGTTCATACCCTCGTACTGGACACTTGGCAGCACTTCCTCGGCGCTCCGATCCGCGAGTTCGTCCCGCTGCTCGTCCGACGCCAGGTGATCACCCGCCTTCGGATCGTGTAACGCTCGTCCGTGCCCTGCTGACTACCCAGCCTCCCGACGCGTTCCTGACGGCTCGGTCGCCACTGAGGGGTTTCCGACCAACTGGAAGGGCGGCCGGACTGTGACAACTGTCGTCGCGGGTCTGAGGCGCGGCCTTGACCGGCTGCGTGCCCGACTCGAGGCCGTTCGACGCTGGGTGGAGCAGACATTCCTGTGGCGGATCTGGGAGCGGATGCTGGAGAACGAGTTCGTCGACCGCAGCGTGGCGCTGGGAGCCAAGGGCTTCGTCTCGTTCTTCCCGTTCATCATCGTCGTCGCCGCCTTCGTGACCCCCCGAGTCCGCGCCTCGATCTCCGCCACACTCGAGGACCGCTTCGGCCTCAGCGGTGACAGCATCACGATCGCGAAGCAGGCCCTGGCCTCGTCGTCCGACATTCGGCGTGCCACCGGCGTGCTGGGTCTGGTCCTGCTGGCCTTCTACGCCACCTCGTTCACCACAGCCCTGGAACGGTTATTCGTCAAAGCGTGGCGGCGCCCCGCGGGCGGCACGGCCGGGAGCTACGTCCGGGGGCCGGTCTGGCTGGGTGGCATGGTGGCTTTCGCCGCCCTGCTGGGCGGGCTGCGCCACTTCATGTCCGGCGGCCCCGGCACGGTCGCCTTCGCCGTGCTCAGCACAGCCGTGTCGATCGGCCTGTGGTGGGCCACCAGCTGGCTCATGCTGCAGCGCCAGGTCCGATCGCGGGCGCTGCTCCCCTCAGCAGTTCTCACCGGCATCGGCCTGAGCCTGTACGCCGCATCCGCGTCGATATGGATGCCGTCCACCGTGGACAGCGACCAGCAGCAGTTCGGCTTCTTCGGGGTCTCCCTCGCCCTGGTCAGCTGGTTCACCGGCGCCGGCATGGTCATCCTGATCGCCGCCTGTGCCGGGGCGAGCCTGGCCGACGAACACGGCCGGCTGGGCCAGTTGGCCCGGGGTGGGCCGACCGTGTTGAAGCCCGGCGCCGCGCCGTCCCTCCCACCGCCGCTTCGGACCCTGACCGTCGGCGACGCGCTGGGCATCCACACCAAGGACCCATCGACGCTGCCCGCTGAGCCCGGGCAGTAACAGCCGGCCAGCAGCACCGACAGAACAGAACCACGCAAGCACGCGTCGCGAACGCAGGATCTGACGATTTGGCTACGGGAGATGGCTGAAACCATCGATGCTCAGGATTCGCAACCAGGAAGTCCCTGGTTCGAACCCAGTATCGTCCACCTCGCAACGGATCACCTCGCTCCCGGGCCCGCTCCTCGGCTGGGTTACTGTCACGCCCGTGAACCAGACGCCGGCCCACGTCGTCATGCTTCGGGCCTCCGACGTCACCCAGGACGCCAGGGTCAAGAAGATGGCCGTGACTCTGCAACGGCTCGGCCTGCGGGTCACCGTCGTGTGCCGGGCGCCCGAGGGGACCGAGGTCGGGGAGCCCGCCGAGTCGAGCCTGGGCCCGGTCCGCGTGCTGCGCGTGCCGGCGCCGCCGTACTACTCCGACGCGCTCGGCGTGCAACGGCGGCGGCACCGCACGGCCGCCGGGCGGTGGGTGCCACCGACCTCCGCCATCCGGCTACGCCGTTTGCAGGGTGAGCTGCTGGCCGCCGAGCGAGCCGCCGCCCGGGGCCGGCTGCTGGCCCCGGATGCGGGTCTGCCGGACCGGTTCTCCGCTGCCGTCGTCGAGGTCCGCTGGCTGCTCAACCGGGTCGGACGCCGCCTGCAGCGGGCCCGGCGCGACGTTGCGGAGGCGCTGGACGGGCGGGTGCAGGCCGCCGTGGCGCGCACCGAGGCGCGGCGTTCGGGGCGGCGTCGTGGCACCTCGTGGCGACGCGAGCTGGTGGGCGTGCGCGAGTTCGAGCTGCGGGTGGCCGCGCTCGTGGACGGCCTGGAACCCGACGTGCTGCACGCCCACGACGTCAGCGTCCTCGGCCTGGCCGTGGACGCCGCGGACCGGGCCAGAGCGCTCGGTCGTGAGGTGCCTGTCGTCTACGACGCCATCGAGAACTGGGCCGGCATGCCGCGCGAGGAGTGGGGCACCGTCCGTCGGCACGAGGCACTGCTGCGGCTGGAGCAGGAGTACGCGCACCGCGCGGCCGCTGTACTGACCGTGAGCGAGCCGATCGCCGATGCGCTGCGCGAGCGGCTGCGGCTGGAAGAGCGGCCGCTCGTCGTGCTCAACGCGCCCCCCTTCGAAGCGGTGGCCCGCCTACCCCAGCGGCGGGTCCGCGAGGCCGCCGGAGTGGCGCCGGGGACCCCGCTGGCCGTCTACAGCGGCAGCGTGAGCGCCGCCCGCGGGCTGGACACGCTGATCCGGGCGATGCCGCTGCTCGACGGTGTGCACCTCGCCGTGGTCACCGTGCCGTTCCCGCACCCGTCCTGGCCGGCGCTCGAGGCGCTGGCCGCGGAGCTCGGGGTCACCGACCGGGTTCACGCCGTCCCTCCGGTCGACCCGACCGAGCTGATCGGGTTCCTGCAGGACGCCGACGCCGGGGTCCACACGCTGCCGTCCGGCTCGGTCAACCACGAGATGGCTCTGCCCAACAAGCTGTTCGAGTACCTGCACGCTGGCCTGCCGCTCGTCGTCAGCGACGCGCGGGAGATGGCGGGCTTCGTGCGCGAGCACCACCTCGGGGCCGTCTACCGCTCCGGCGACCCCGAGTCGCTCGCCGCCGCGGTGCGGCAGGTCCTGGCCGAGCCTCGACCGGACGTCGACCGCGTGGGCCGGCTCGCTGCGCAGTACAGCTGGCAGGCCCAGGAGCCTCAGGTCGCGGCGGCCTACACCCGCGCCCTTGGCCGTCCGGTGCCAGCTCCTGCCGACGACCTGTCGTTCGAGCTGCCCGCCGAGGAGCCGGCGTGAGCGCTCCCCGGGTCGTGCTGCTGCGCATGTACGACATCCGGGTGGACACGCGCGGGAAGAAGGTCGCGCTGTCACTGGCCCGTGCCGGGTACGACGTGACGATGCTGTCGCTCTCGCCGGACGCCGAGCCGCACGAGTACGACCTCGGTGGGCTGGTGCGGGTGGTCGCCGTCGCTGTGCCGTTCACCCACCGTGACCGGGAGCGGGTGGCCCGGGCCGCCCGCCGGGAGCACCGCCCTCGCACGGTCGGCTTCGGCTCGGCCGAGGAGGGGGTCCGCTCGGTGGCCCGCACCTACCAGCGGATCGAGCAGACCAGGGCTGCCTCTCCCGGGGCGGCCGGCCGGGTCCGGGTGGCCGCGCTGCGGGCCGGCGTGCTCCTGGCCAGGGCGCGGACCCGCGGTCAGCAGCTCACCGACGACGTCGTCGGCACCGGCTGGCGGGTCTGGGACCGGGCGGCCCCGACGGTGGCCGTGCGGCCGTCCTGGCGGCGCAGCTTCCCGCAGGTCCGCGACTACGAGGACGCCTTCGGTCCGTGGCTGGACCGCCTCGACCCGGACGTGGTGCACGCCCACGACCCGTGGGCGTTGCCGGTCGCCGAGGCGGCGCGAGAGCGGGCTGCAGCGGCTGGTCGCCGGACGGTGCGGGTCGTCTACGACGCCAGGGAGAACTGGGCCGGCATGCCGCCGGAGGAGCGGGCGGCGCCGCGGCTGCACGCCGCCTTGCTGGCGCTCGAGAGCGAGTTCGTGCGCCAGGCCGACGGCGTTCTCACGGTCAGCGAGCCGATCGCGGACACGCTGGTGGAGCGGTTTCGGCTGCCCCGGCGGCCGGTGGTGCTGCTCAACGCCCCGGTCGCCCGGGACCTCGCGGCGGACGGCCCCGGGCTGCGGCAGGCCATCGGGCTGCCGAGCGAGGTGCCCCTGCTGGTCTACACCGGCGGCATCAGCGACGCGCGGGGCGTCGACGTGTTGGTCCACGCCCTGGGCCGGCTGCCGCAGGCCCACCTGGCCGTCGTGCCGGTGCCGTACCCGCATCCGGCCGAGGCGGGGCTGCGGGTGCTGGCCGCCGAGGTCGGCGCCGCGGATCGGCTGCACGTCGTGGCGCCGGTCGACGCGGAGGCACTGGTCCCCTTCGTGGCGCAGGCCGATGTCGGCGTCCACCCGCTGCGGTCCGGCTCGCCGAACCACGAGATGGCCATGCCCAACAAGCTGTTCGAGTACCTGCACGCGGGCCTGCCGCTGGTGGTCAGCGAGGTGCGGAGCATGGCTGAAGTGGTCCGGCGCGAGCACTGCGGCGAGGTGTTCCGGGACGGCGACGCCGACGACCTGGCCCGTGCCGTCCGTGCCGTGCTCGCCGACCCTGCTGCTTATCGGGCCGGGCGGGCGGGCCTGGTGGCGCGGATGAGCTGGCAGGGCCAGGAGCCTGCGCTGTGGGCGGAGTACGCCAGGATCCTGGGGGAGACCCCGCACGTCGCGGGCCCCGAGCCCATGCCGTCCCTTGCGCTGGGCCAGGTGGATGAGTTGTGAAGATTGTGTCGATCGTTGGGGCGCGACCGGAGTTCATCCAGCTGGCGCCGCTGTCCTGGGCGTTGCGAGGGACGCCGCACCAGCACGTCGTCGTCCACACCGGGCAGCACTACGACGCGGCCATGAGCGACGTCTTCTTCGCCGACCTGGATCTGCCCACCCCCGACGTGTCGCTGGGCGTCGGATCGGCCAGCCACGGGGTGCAGACGGGCGCCATCCTGACCGCCCTCGACCCGGTCCTCGCCGAGGCGGCCCCCGACTGGGTGGTCGTGTTCGGCGACACCAACTCGACCCTGGCCGGCGCGCTGTCCGCCGTGAAGCAGCATCTGCGGGTCGCGCACGTGGAGGCGGGGCTGCGCTCCTTCAACCGGCGGATGCCCGAGGAGCACAACCGGGTGCTCACCGACCACGCGGCCGACCTGCTGCTGGCGCCGACCCAGGGAGCGTTGACCCAGCTGACCCGCGAGGGGCTGGCCGCGCGCACCGTCGTCGTGGGGGACATCAAGACGGAGATCACCCTCGCGGTGCGCGACCGGGTCGCCGGTCGGCCGCTTGAGCTGCCCGCCGGGGTCTCCGCAGCCGCCCCGTACGTGCTGGCCACGCTGCACCGGGCCGAGAACACCGACGACCCGGGCCGGCTTTCCGCGCTCGTGGGCGCGCTAGCCGCCAGTCCGTTCCCCGTGGTGCTCCCGGTGCACCCCCGGCTCGCGACCCGGGCCGCCGCGGCCGGGATCGCGCTGGCCGCCGGGTCGCTGCACCCGGTCGCGCCGCTGGCCTACCCGAAGACGGTGGCGCTCATGATGCACGCGTACGCGGTGGCCACCGACTCCGGTGGGGTGCAAAAGGAGGCGTTCCTGCTCCGGGTGCCGTGCGTGACGCTGCGGACCGAGACCGAGTGGGTCGAGACCGTGGACCTCGGCTGGAACCTGCTGGTCCCCGACCCGGCCGGCCTCGGTCCGGCGCTGCTGGCGCCCCGCCCGGCCGACGTCGAGGACGCGCCCTACGGCACGGGGGACACCGCCGCCCGCATCGTCGCTGAGCTGCAGCGCCGCGTCTGATCCGGGACCCGGAACTGACGAGCGGGCCGCTCGTCTGGCTGACGCGGCCGGTTCGGGCCGGACCGGCGCGGAGGGGGAATCGGGTGCGGGGTCTTGGTCCGCGGGGCCGGGTGGCTGCGCTGGCCGCGGTCGCCGTCGTCGTCGGCACGCTGCTCGGGACCGCCTTGCACGCGGCACCGGTCGTCGCGGCCGAGCCGAAGGCCACCGCGCGGCGGCAGGTCACCGTCTTCGGCTGGGCGGCGTCACTGGCGGTGGGACTGCCGGCGGACCTGCCCGGGGGGCCGGTGTCGGGAGGCTGCCGGCGGGCGGACCACGCGCCGGGGTGGCTCGCCCGGGAGAACGCCCGACCGGGGGACAGCGACTGGCGGACACGGGTGTCGGCGCGTCAGCAGCTCGTGGGCTACCTCGGTCAGACGACTGTGGTCTGCCGCGAGCGCGCGGACCTGCACCTGAGCGGGCCGCGCGGCCTGGCGGTGGTGCGGGCGTTCCGCGTCGGCTGGTACGGGGGGACCCGCGCCCGGCTGGTGTGGACCTCCTCGCCGGTGCTGGTGTCGCCGCAGCGGCAGGCCCAGCCGAGCGGGCCGACCCGGCTGATCCAGGAGACCTGGCCGACGACGACCACATCCCGGTCACGCCGTCGTTCGAGCCCGGGCTGTACCCGGTGGAGTTCAGCGGCGAGCACGGCGGGACCGCCGGGGTCGCGCCCCTGGTGGTGCGCGACCCCGGCGGCGCCGCACCGGTGCTGGTCCAGCTCAGCGCGGCCACCTGGGCGGCGTACAACACCTACGGCGGGGCGTCCCTGTACCGCGGCCCCGGCGGTTCGATCGCGTTGCGCTCCTTCGCCGCCGGGCTGGACCGGCCGCTGGTCGCCGACGGGCTGCGTGAGCTGATGGTGCGCGACGTGGCGCTGGTCCACCAGATCGAGCGGCTGGGGCTGGACACCGCCTCCGTGACCGACTTCGACGTGGACGCGACGCCCAGCCTGCTGCTGGCCCATCGGGAGGTCGTCGTCCCCGGGCACGCCGAGTACTGGTCGGCGTGGATGCTGAACGGGCTGGAGGCGCCCCGCAACGCCGGGGTCAACGAGGCCTGGCTCGGCGGCAACGACATCTCCTGGCAGATCAGGATCACCCCAGCTGGGGGTGGCCGTCCGACCTCGGCGGTCTGCTACCGCACCCTCGCCGACCCGACCGCGGTCGCCGACCCGGCCGCCGCAGCGGTCTACTGGGGGGCCAACCCGGGCCCGGCGACCGACGTCGGCGCGCTGATCGGGGAGCGCTACGCCGGGCGGAAGCTGGACAGCGGGCTGCGGATGCGCAGCGCACCGCCGTGGCTGGTCGACGGGACCGGGCTGCGGGTCGGGTCGCTGCTGGCCAGCGCCGCGGCCAACGAGGTGAACGGCACCACGCCGCACGGGCTGCCGCCCGACCTGCAGGTCGTCGCCGAGGGCTCGTTCCGGCGCGGCCGGCTGCTCGGCCCGGTCGATGTGACGTACTACACAGCGCCGTCCGGTGCCGCGGTCTTCTCGGCCGGCACCACCGACTGGGGCTGCGAGATCGACGGTTCCTGCGTCGACCACCGGATCGCCGCCAACGAGTCCGCCGTCCTCGGTCGGCTGACCGCGAACGTGCTGAAAGCGTTCACCCAGCCCGGTTTCGGCCGCGGCCACCCCTCCGTGCTGACCCCGCCCACCGCGACGACCGTGCTCGCCCGCAGCCTGCCCGCCGGACAGGTCGGCACGGCCGGCCGACCGGAGTGATTCGCGCACCAGTCCGGCGACCGGCGCCGCTACGCTGCTCGC
This window contains:
- the wecB gene encoding UDP-N-acetylglucosamine 2-epimerase (non-hydrolyzing), which codes for MKIVSIVGARPEFIQLAPLSWALRGTPHQHVVVHTGQHYDAAMSDVFFADLDLPTPDVSLGVGSASHGVQTGAILTALDPVLAEAAPDWVVVFGDTNSTLAGALSAVKQHLRVAHVEAGLRSFNRRMPEEHNRVLTDHAADLLLAPTQGALTQLTREGLAARTVVVGDIKTEITLAVRDRVAGRPLELPAGVSAAAPYVLATLHRAENTDDPGRLSALVGALAASPFPVVLPVHPRLATRAAAAGIALAAGSLHPVAPLAYPKTVALMMHAYAVATDSGGVQKEAFLLRVPCVTLRTETEWVETVDLGWNLLVPDPAGLGPALLAPRPADVEDAPYGTGDTAARIVAELQRRV
- a CDS encoding glycosyltransferase family 4 protein encodes the protein MNQTPAHVVMLRASDVTQDARVKKMAVTLQRLGLRVTVVCRAPEGTEVGEPAESSLGPVRVLRVPAPPYYSDALGVQRRRHRTAAGRWVPPTSAIRLRRLQGELLAAERAAARGRLLAPDAGLPDRFSAAVVEVRWLLNRVGRRLQRARRDVAEALDGRVQAAVARTEARRSGRRRGTSWRRELVGVREFELRVAALVDGLEPDVLHAHDVSVLGLAVDAADRARALGREVPVVYDAIENWAGMPREEWGTVRRHEALLRLEQEYAHRAAAVLTVSEPIADALRERLRLEERPLVVLNAPPFEAVARLPQRRVREAAGVAPGTPLAVYSGSVSAARGLDTLIRAMPLLDGVHLAVVTVPFPHPSWPALEALAAELGVTDRVHAVPPVDPTELIGFLQDADAGVHTLPSGSVNHEMALPNKLFEYLHAGLPLVVSDAREMAGFVREHHLGAVYRSGDPESLAAAVRQVLAEPRPDVDRVGRLAAQYSWQAQEPQVAAAYTRALGRPVPAPADDLSFELPAEEPA
- a CDS encoding N,N-dimethylformamidase beta subunit family domain-containing protein, which encodes MDLLAGAGVAAAAGPAERADPADPGDLADDDHIPVTPSFEPGLYPVEFSGEHGGTAGVAPLVVRDPGGAAPVLVQLSAATWAAYNTYGGASLYRGPGGSIALRSFAAGLDRPLVADGLRELMVRDVALVHQIERLGLDTASVTDFDVDATPSLLLAHREVVVPGHAEYWSAWMLNGLEAPRNAGVNEAWLGGNDISWQIRITPAGGGRPTSAVCYRTLADPTAVADPAAAAVYWGANPGPATDVGALIGERYAGRKLDSGLRMRSAPPWLVDGTGLRVGSLLASAAANEVNGTTPHGLPPDLQVVAEGSFRRGRLLGPVDVTYYTAPSGAAVFSAGTTDWGCEIDGSCVDHRIAANESAVLGRLTANVLKAFTQPGFGRGHPSVLTPPTATTVLARSLPAGQVGTAGRPE
- a CDS encoding glycosyltransferase family 4 protein yields the protein MSAPRVVLLRMYDIRVDTRGKKVALSLARAGYDVTMLSLSPDAEPHEYDLGGLVRVVAVAVPFTHRDRERVARAARREHRPRTVGFGSAEEGVRSVARTYQRIEQTRAASPGAAGRVRVAALRAGVLLARARTRGQQLTDDVVGTGWRVWDRAAPTVAVRPSWRRSFPQVRDYEDAFGPWLDRLDPDVVHAHDPWALPVAEAARERAAAAGRRTVRVVYDARENWAGMPPEERAAPRLHAALLALESEFVRQADGVLTVSEPIADTLVERFRLPRRPVVLLNAPVARDLAADGPGLRQAIGLPSEVPLLVYTGGISDARGVDVLVHALGRLPQAHLAVVPVPYPHPAEAGLRVLAAEVGAADRLHVVAPVDAEALVPFVAQADVGVHPLRSGSPNHEMAMPNKLFEYLHAGLPLVVSEVRSMAEVVRREHCGEVFRDGDADDLARAVRAVLADPAAYRAGRAGLVARMSWQGQEPALWAEYARILGETPHVAGPEPMPSLALGQVDEL